A region from the Salminus brasiliensis chromosome 22, fSalBra1.hap2, whole genome shotgun sequence genome encodes:
- the socs3b gene encoding suppressor of cytokine signaling 3b codes for MVTHSRFDGAMSSSPFQGGVRLSPHRFKTFSSGAQYEMVLAAVRKLQESGFYWNAVSGKDASSLLSAEPPGTFLVRDSSDHHHFFTLSVKTATGTKNLRIQCDACSFFLQTDPRSSQAVPRFDCVLKLIHHYMPSARGTEATTSVVQAGGDRVDGSSGVDGSTYFIYSGGEKIPLQLIRPLASSMSSLQHLCRKTLNGHIDISAKRDQLPQTLQEFLQDYDAPI; via the coding sequence ATGGTAACGCACAGCAGGTTTGACGGCGCCATGAGCAGCAGCCCCTTTCAAGGCGGAGTGCGCCTGTCCCCCCACCGCTTCAAAACATTCAGCTCCGGGGCACAGTATGAGATGGTGCTGGCGGCCGTGCGCAAACTGCAGGAGAGCGGCTTCTACTGGAACGCCGTAAGCGGAAAGGATGCCAGCTCCCTGCTGAGCGCAGAGCCACCCGGCACGTTCCTGGTGCGGGACAGCTCAGACCACCACCACTTCTTCACCCTGAGCGTGAAGACTGCCACGGGCACCAAGAACTTGCGCATCCAGTGTGATGCCTGCTCCTTCTTCCTGCAGACGGACCCCCGGAGCTCGCAGGCTGTGCCACGGTTTGATTGCGTCTTGAAACTCATACATCATTACATGCCCTCTGCCCGAGGAACAGAAGCCACCACATCTGTGGTCCAGGCTGGAGGGGACAGAGTTGATGGCAGCAGCGGAGTGGACGGGAGTACGTACTTCATCTACTCTGGAGGAGAAAAGATTCCGTTGCAGCTGATCAGGCCCCTGGCCTCCAGCATGTCCAGCTTGCAGCACCTCTGCCGCAAGACGCTTAACGGACACATAGACATATCGGCTAAGCGCGATCAGCTGCCTCAGACGCTTCAAGAGTTCCTACAGGACTATGATGCGCCTATCTAA